The genomic segment TCCCGCTCCGATCCGAGAAGCCCTCGGAGCCGGTTTCCCAAAGCACGCTCGACCCGATGAAGAACCCGATCCGGCAGCCGGGTCATCTGGCCATGGTCGCCGACCACACCCGATGCACTCGGAAAACGTTCAGTGCAGTCTCCGCCGTACATGGGGGTAAGGAAAGGGTCCCCGGGAGATCCTCCAGGGACCCCTCCGTCAGCGTGTCGGCAGAGCGTTACAGTGGCGCACCCTTCCCACCGCGGATCACGAGACCTCGGGAACCCGATGAAAGACGAGAAGTCTCAATTCCGTCATATCTTCGATCGCGTAGCGGAGCCCTTCCCGACTCAACCCTGAATCCTTCACACCACCGTACGGCATGTGATCGATGCGGAAAGTCGGAATGTCGTTGATGATAACGCCACCGACCTCGAGCACCTCGAAGGCACGCAAGGCATGCTCGAGGCTGCTCGTGAAGACGCCAGCCTGGAGCCCATAGACCGAGTCGTTGACCTCGGCCAGTGCCTGCTCGAAGTCGTCGAACGGGAAGAGCACGACCAGCGGTGCGAAGACCTCGCGACTGCACACCGGGTGCCACTTCGGTGCATCGACCAGCACGGTCGGCTGGAAGAACCGACCCTCCGCCTTCCCACCGATGAGCACCTTGGCCCCTTCGGCCACCGCCGATTCGACCCAGTCCTGCGTCCGGCGCGCCGCCTTGTCGTCGATCATCGGCCCCAGATCGGTCGTCTCGTCCAGCGGGTCACCCATCTTGATCTTCTTGACCTCGTCGACGAAGCGCTCGACGAACTCGTCCCAACGTGCCCGGTGGACGAAGACGCGCTGCACCGAGATGCAGACTTGTCCAGCGTAGGCGAACGCGCCGACGCGGATACGCGGGATGGCAACGTCCAGGTTCGCGGTTCGATCGACGATGACGCCAGCGTTTCCACCCAGCTCGAGCACTACCTTCTTCTTGCCAGCACGCGCTTTGAGATCCCAGCCGACATCCGGCGAGCCCGTGAAGGTCAGCAGCTTGAAGCGCTCGTCGGTCACGAGCCGATCCCCGACGACCCGGTCCATCGGCATGATGCTGACGGCACCCTTCGGCACTCCGGCTTCTTCGAGCAGTTCCGCGAAAGTCAGCATGGTCAATGGATCGCGGCTCGGTGGCTTCAGCACGATCGTGTTCCCGGAAGCGAGTGCCGGTGCGATCTTGTGCAATGCGAGATTGAGTGGGAAATTGAACGGAGAAATCCCCGCGATCGGGCCGATCGGGAACCGGCGAGTGATCCCGAAACGCCCCTGGCTGTAAGCCATGAGATCGAGCGGGATCACTTCCCCGCCGATCCGC from the Thermomicrobium sp. 4228-Ro genome contains:
- a CDS encoding aldehyde dehydrogenase family protein, with amino-acid sequence MAREYPFYCGGEWRTSPNRLEIRNPYNDELVGVTFTATEQDFEDAVTAAQQAFEVTRRLQSYERAEILLRLAEGLRRRQEEFARLIAQEAGKPIRDARVEVQRGVFTLTTAAEEAKRIGGEVIPLDLMAYSQGRFGITRRFPIGPIAGISPFNFPLNLALHKIAPALASGNTIVLKPPSRDPLTMLTFAELLEEAGVPKGAVSIMPMDRVVGDRLVTDERFKLLTFTGSPDVGWDLKARAGKKKVVLELGGNAGVIVDRTANLDVAIPRIRVGAFAYAGQVCISVQRVFVHRARWDEFVERFVDEVKKIKMGDPLDETTDLGPMIDDKAARRTQDWVESAVAEGAKVLIGGKAEGRFFQPTVLVDAPKWHPVCSREVFAPLVVLFPFDDFEQALAEVNDSVYGLQAGVFTSSLEHALRAFEVLEVGGVIINDIPTFRIDHMPYGGVKDSGLSREGLRYAIEDMTELRLLVFHRVPEVS